The Fluviispira sanaruensis sequence GGGATTTAACCACGCCAAGCATAAGATTGGACTGATTATTTTTTTCTAAACTGTGAATTCTTTGGATTAAAGCTTTCTTATGCCAAGGATGAAATAATTCAATATAAACTTTTCTATCGCACTTTTTAAATTCATAGTCAGGAAAATAATAATACAAACCATCAAAAAATATTTCATCTAAATAAAGAGAAATATTCCACTCTGTATTTTTTTTCGTAAAAAGATCGGAAAATAATTTAAACTCTTCTGGAACAAATGCACTAAAATTTTTATAATGGGATACTAAATTATTTTTATGTGATAATTTTAGTTCACCTTTACTCCACTCAGATTGACTTAATTCTATAAATGCAAATAAATCCCATTCTGTTAGAAGAACGAGAGAAGGAAAAAAAGAGGCTAAATTGAGGCCATATTTTTGTGTGTGGACAAAAAGTGATAGAGGTCCATCTAAAATAATTTCATAATAGTCTTTTACAATCTGGATATTAGCAACCAGTTGAAAAAATCGCATTTGTTTTAATAAGTATCTAATTTCTAATTTAGCTTGTTCTTTAATTGGAATTTTAATTTGAATACCTGCACTGTAAAATAATAAACCTTGTATGAGAGACAAATTATAAAAATTTAAAAACTCCCTTACAGCCATTGCTTTGAAATTAACCGCTACATGAAATTCTGGGAGATCAGAGTATAATTGAGTTTTAATATCAGAGATAGGAAGTTGCATTTCATGGGCAATACTTTCTAAGTATTCGTCCAAATCCAGAGGTTTTTTTGAATTAAAATAGTCACTGGATTTTTGAAATATTTTATTTCTTAATACAGAAGTTTCATCTCCAAGCGTGGATTTAAATTCAAGCTTATCAAATAAAAGTTTTGTAAAACCTTTTTGCAATTCAACTGGGAGATCATATGCTGTGTTTAAATGCGAAATTTCATCTTCAATTTCTTTTCTTTTTTTATCGACAGCGTTTAGAAAAATATTTATAAGATCCTCAGCATATTCATTTAACAAAATATCATTAACATCGATAAATTGAGGTATAATTTTACCTTTACTTTTCTTATAACGGAGTAGTTCTTTTTTCGTAAGCACTGTGCTGTTTCCTTCTTTGATTGACAAAATATTCTCCGGTGCCTTCGGAAATCAATTCATAAAGAATTGCTCTTTTCCCCTCTTTTGCCCGTAATATTCTTCCAAGCCTTTGTACATGCTCTCTAACAGTGCCGCTGCCTGACACAATAATTGCAACATTTGCATCTGGCACATCAACTCCTTCATTGAGAACTTTGGAAGTCACAAGAATATTATATTCGCCACTTTTAAATGCAGTTAAAAAATGCTCTCTTTCTTTCACTTTGGTATGATGAGTGATGACAGGTAAGAAAAATCTTGTTCCTAAATTATAAGCTGTTTCATTATCTTGAGTGAATATTAATATTCTATCGCTTCTATGTTTACTGAGTATTTCCCAAACTATGTGCGCTTTATTAGATGATGCTTGTGATAGTTTTTTCTGCTTTAAATACGCTTGAAAAGCCTCTTTTCCAGTGGGGGTTTTATGGGCGATTCTTAAAAACTGCTGCCAACCATTGCTTTGGGAAAATTGAATATTGTTCGCTCGTACAAACTCTAAATATTTTGCTCTGTTTTCGTCATAAAGAATTTTTTCTTCTTCTGATAAAGCAATTTCTTTAGTAACAATTTCATATGGAGATAACGTAACACCTTCAAGTTGACGAATTTCTGCTTGGTAGCAGATGGGACCACAGATATTATACAAAATATTTTCTTTGCCATCGGAGCGCTCAGGAGTTGCAGTCAAACCGAGACGAAAAGGAGCGATTGAGCTAATAGCCGTGAACTGCAATTGCTCACCAGGTAAATGATGACATTCGTCGAATATGATAAAACCAAAATCATTTCCCCTAAAAGGAACATGCAACAGAGCAGAATCATAAGTGGCTACGGTTATGGTTTGCAAATTGTGATAACCCCCTCCTAATAATCCGATTTCAATTTTAAAAAAACGAGTTAAAACTTGGTACCATTGATGCATAAGGTCGATTGTAGGAACATGAATTAACGTTGGTCTGCCAATTCTTTCGATTGCTAAAATCGCTAAAATAGTTTTCCCTGCTCCGGTTGGTAAAGTAACAACTCCACGAGAACCGCATTGAATCCAATTTTCCAAAGCTTCGACTTGATAATCTCGTGGTATAATCTTTTCGTGCAAAATAAATGAACACGGAAAAAAATTTTTCGCATGGTCGATATATGAGATCTTCTTCTCCCGCAATGATAAGATCAACTCACGGTAGTGATATGCGCATGCTCGATACTTCTGAATGCGTTCGTCCCACTTGAAAAATTTAAAATATTTGTTAAATTCACCAATGCATTGTTCAGCAATCAGAGTTCCTTTGTCAAAAAAAATTTCTAACAAGACATATCCTCCTAGTAAGATGTGTTAATATACATAAAAGTAATAATCTTTCAAAAAGGCAGATCAAATGATCGAGTTTAAAGGTGTTCACAAATGGTTTAAAAAACTCCACGTCTTAAACAACATCGATCTTCTTGTAAAAAAAGGAGAAGTTGTTGTGGTCTGTGGTCCGTCTGGTTCTGGAAAATCGACTCTCATTCGTACAGTGAATGCACTAGAGCCAATTAGTGATGGAATCCTTACTGTTGATGGAGTCAAAGTTTCAGATCCAAAAACAGATATCAACAAGCTTCGTACCGAAGTTGGTTTTGTTTTTCAACAGTTTAATCTTTATCCACACTTAAATGTACTTGACAATGTTACCTTAGCGCCGCGTAAAGTTAAAAATATTCCAAAAAAACAAGCTGAAGACTTTGCAATGGAACTTTTAACAAAAGTTGGGATGGAAAATAAAAAAAATTCTCACCCCTCACAACTTTCAGGAGGTCAACAGCAACGCGTAGCAATTGCAAGAGGACTTGCCATGCAACCTAAAATCATGTTGTTTGATGAACCAACATCAGCACTTGACCCTGAAATGATTGGTGAAGTCTTAAAAGTAATGAAGGATTTAGCTGTGGGTGACATCACTATGATGGTCGTGACTCATGAAATGGGTTTTGCCCGTGAAGTTGCTGATCGCGTTATTTTTATTGATCAAGGGAGCATAGTTGAAGAAGCTCCACCTGAAGATTTTTTCAATCATCCAAAGTCAGATCGCGCACAAAAATTCTTGAAACAAGTTCTTACCCCCATGCAGTTCGAATGAAAGGATTCACATATGAAAATGAACAGAAGGTTTTTTTTACTTGCACTTTCTTCTCTCGCATTTCTTAACTTTACAAATTCAGCGCAAGCAGATGTTGCGGAGATTAAGAAAAAAGGAACAATAGTAATTGGTGTTAAAGATTCATTGTACCCGTTTGGCTTTGTCGATGAAAAGTCTCGCAAGCTCAAAGGCTATGATATTGATTTCGGTAACGAAATTGCCAAAAAACTCGGTGTAAAAGTAGAACTCAAAGCTGTTACTTCTGCCAATCGCATACCTTTATTAACTGAACAAAATGTAGATTTATTAATCTGCACAATGACAATCACCCCAGAAAGAGCAAAAGAAATTGATTTCAGTTATCCATATTTTATTTCTAAGCAAAAGTTTATTGTTAAAAAAGGATCTGTAAAAGATTTAAAGGATTTAGATAATAAAAAAATCGGTACCACTAAGGGATCAACTTCTGAAAAAAATGCGGCAGCAGCGCTGCCAAATGCAAAAATAATTTCATATGATGATTATCCTCAAGCATTTTTAGCAATGCAGCAAGATAAAGTCTTTGCCATCACAACAGATGAATCTATCCTTGCAGGAATATTATCGAGATCAACCAAAAAGAAAGAATTTGAATTATCTTCTTTCGATATTTCGAAAGAGCCATATGGGATAGGCGTGAATAAAAAGAATCCTGAATTACTTAAAGTAGTAAATACCACTCTGCTGGAAATGGAAAAAAATGGCAAAGCTAAAGAAGCTTTTAGCAATTGGTTTGGCCCAAAATCACAAGTGCCTCTCGTACGTGATTTTAAAATTGCACCTTAATTTTGCTAAATAGAGATCCATTCAGGAGAATTGAATGTCTGCAACTCAATTTGACCTTTCCGTTGTTCTGCAAGGTAAATATGCAGAATGGTTATTGGAAGGTTTAAAAACAACCATTGAGCTTTCGAGTATATCATGTGTATTGGCATTTTTTTTGGGTCTTAATATTGCCATTATGAGAATGTCAGGTTTTTCTCCTGTGCGTTGGTTTGCGCAGTGTTACCTTGAGTTTTTTAGAAACACTCCACTCATAGTCCAACTTTTCTTTTGGTACTTCGGCTCATATCAAATACTCCCAAAACCTGTGAACGCTTTTTTGAACAATTATAATTTTGAATTTGTTGCTGCAGTGATAGCTTTGACATTTTATACATCGGCTTTTATTGCTGAAGATATTCGCTCTGGCATCACTGCCATTCCAAAAGAGCAGATGGAAGCGTCACGCAGCAGTGGTTTTTCATACATACGTTCCATGCATTATATTATTTTGCCGCAAGCAGTGCGTCATACGATCCCCCCCCTCATCAATCAATTTCTGAACTTAACAAAAAACTCATCCATGGCCATGGTGATTGGGGTCGGTGAACTCACTTATCAGGCTCGCCAGATTGAAAGTCAGGCATTTAAAAGTTTCGAAGCATTCTTTGCCGCCACTTTTATTTATGTTTGTATTTCATTTTTTATAACAATTCTTGTGACTTGGTATGATAGAAAAGTTCTTAATCCACTCGGAAAAGGAACACATTAAAATGGATAATCTTTTTGATTTCTCAGTTATTTCTAACAACTTTTTACAACTCTTAATCGGGCGTTATCCCCACGGCCCCTTAGGCGGTCTTGCTCTCACACTTATTTTAGCTTTTATTTCAGTGATTCTATCCATTTTTGGCGGCCTTATTCTTGGATTACTTTGTATCTCAAGAAATAAATTGATAAGTTTACCAGTTACAGCCGTTGTGAACACTGTTCGTGCCATGCCTCTTTTAATGGTGATCTTTTGGATGTTTTTTATTCTTCCCTCCCTCTCAGGAGGGAAAGTTCCTGAAAATACCACTGTGATCTGTGCTCTCAGTATTTTCACCTCCTGTTATATTTCACAAATCGTTGTGGCCGGGATAGCGAGTATCCCAAAAGGGCAGTCGGAAGCCTCCATGTCGACAGGACTGACCTACTGGCAAAGTATGCGTTACATCATATTGCCCCAAGGTTTGCGCAATATGATCCCATCATTCGTGAATCAATTCGTTTCATTGATTAAAGATACCTCACTTGGGTACATTGTTGGTGTGTCGGAAATCACGCAAGTTGCCATGCAAATAAACAACCGCACGCAAATATACTCTGCAGAAATATTTATATTTTTAGCCTTTATTTATTTTATTATTTGCTTTGCATTTACAAGTTTAAGCCGATGGTTGGAGAGCAGCTTATCTTGGCGGAAGTCAATCTAAGTAACGTCACATCTTAAACTCTCCGGAATCGATTTTTTTCTGCCAAATTTCTAAACATTGTTTAATTTTGTCGACTGTCGGAACAAGTGCTAAGCGGAAATTCCGTTCACATGAGTTACCAAATGCTTCCCCAGGTGTCGCCATTATTCCTGTAGTGCTCATAAGTGTATGAATGAAATCACGTCCCGATTGATAAATTTCGGGTATTTCTCCCCAAACATAAAAAGTGGCATTACTGGGAAGCACTTTGATCTTATTTTTATGCAAAAAGGCATCGACCCATTTTCTTTTTTCAGCAAATATTCGGTTTCTTTCATAAACATGCTCTGTGTCTCCCCACGCAGCAATAGCTGCCGATTGGACAAAATCGGGAGTACCAAGACCTACATTGAGGCGATATTTTGCAAATTGAGCAATGAAATCAGCCTGTCCTGCAACAAATCCGGAACGATATCCTGTCATACCACTGCGTTTGCTCAATGAGAAAAAGGCAAGAACATTTTTGAATTGATTGTCTTTGGCTATTTCTAAAAACGAAATTGGCACCTCTTTACCTTCATAATACATATCCATATAGCATTCATCGGAGAGAAGCATGATGTCATATTTGAGAGCCCATTCGTATATCTTTTGCATTTCATTGCGCTTTATGACTGCCCCCGTGGGGTTGTGAGGGTAACACAACCAAACGGCTGCCACTTGAGAGAGTAGTTCAGTTGGAATTTCTTGAGGATCGAAGACATAATTTTTTTCGATCTTCAAAGGGTTTTCATACGGAATGCCTCCTGCTAACTGAGTTCCAGCTTTGTAAACAGGATAACCAGGTTCGGGAAATATAACAATTCTTCTGGAAGATGAAGAATTTAGCAGCACTTGAGGAATATGAAAAACAGCTTCTTTGCTACCATTTGAAGATATGATCTCTGTTTGAAAGTCTAATTCAACGTTGAGCCGCTTTTTAGCCCATGTGGCACAAGCTCTGCGCAATGTAGGTGAGCCAGGATTTTGCGGGTATTGACTGACATCAGCGACACCCTTTATAAGCGCCTGCTTAATAAATTCAGGGGTGGGTTCTTTTGGATCCCCTAATGTGAAATCGAAAACCTCAATCCCCTGAGCGGTAAGCTTTTCAATAATGTCTTCATTTTTTGTCAAAGCAAATGGTTTAAGTGTAAGTAACCAGGAGTTTAATTCAGTATTTTTCATTTATAAGACCTCACAAAGAATACACTTTTTGGAACATTTAGGTATAGCTTGAGAGATTATGTGAGACAAGAATGAAGTAGGGGTTATTTTTTCCGCTTTTTTGAAAGTTTGCTTAAAAAAAAGAGATAACTATCTGGGTTATGATTAAATTCAAGCTTGTTTTTGCATTTTTGACAGAATTTTTCCGGCCCATCAAGATAACTCTTTAAGCCCGGTTCTATATCATAACCGACAACTAATGTGAAAATTTGTGTATTGTTGCACGTTTCACATACATATTCAGCATCAAAAGATTCTACAGAGCACTTTTTCCCAATAAACTCTGGAACCATTGAGAGCTGATCCACCACGGGACAGGCACAGTTGATATAATGCAATTCCACATCTTCAAGTTTTTCGATTGCATTCACCCATTTACGCACACCACTGCTATTAATCCGATTAATATCTTTTAAATCAATATAAAGAATGTCTGTTCTTCTACTGAGTAAAGCATCAAAATTTGCATGTTCATCAATAGTTCCCGAAATAGATACGTAATCATCTCGTTTCCACTGTATTGATAAATCTTTTGTCATGCAGGTTCACCTGTTTCGCGTCTTGAATTCATTCTTTCAATAATATGGCAACAAAACTCGGAGAGTTCAACCGACTTATCGGAACATGAGATGAGAGTTCCCAGTCTGTGGGCAAGAATTGCAGCAATTTCATCGGGAGGGAGGGAGTCATTAATAGCACCTTTGGTGATTAAATCATCAATTTCCATAGAGAAACGCCAAAGTTTTACTGTGAGCGCATCAGGCTTATTTAATAGTTCTTGCTCTTTCTTCTTTTGCATCTGTATCTTTTTATGAGATAAATTTACTACATTATTCATAAAGACCTCTTATGGTTTATCTATCTCTATTCTACCATAGTAATTTATCGACTTCTTTCTCGATATTCTTATAAATCCATGCTTGAGCGGATTCTTTAGCAAATTTATCCTTTGCCTCTTTGGCAATTTTCTGATAAATTCCTTGAACTTCAACATCTTGAGCACTTCGCACCCTTTCTAAGCGCTGTACATAGCGCAACCACTCTTCCGATCCATTCGCAACCCCTTTTTTTTCGAGATAAGGTAAAAAGATTGATTTATCTCGTAAAAGTGTTGGGCGCGTGATGGAGACGGCTAAAAGTGTTTTGGCAAAGGTTGCGTCACACAAATGACTTTTTTGCTCTTTTTCATTAAAAATTAGATTAATCCATTGTTCCGTAGTCTTAGCTGTTGCAATAGTGTCCCATTCCTCATCGTTGAACTGATCTTTCATTCTCAACATCCAATTGCAAAAAACTTGAGTCTCAAATATTTTATCGGGTCGACTCAATAAATCACGTGAAATAACAGAATTAATAATAGTTTTTACCGAAACAGACGAGACAAATTCATATTTTAATAATTTTTGTAACGTTAAAAGTTCCCAAAAATCCTTTCTTTCCGTCATTTCAAAGGCGGATCCTTCATAAAACTTCACTTTTTTACCCCAATCCGCACTGGTAGATTTGAGCATTTGGTATCCTTCAATTGCTTTTTCAACCGAAGGATGGGTGGTTAAACTGTAAAATATTTCATGCATTGCATTTCCATCATGACCAATATTTGTCTTGCGCATTTCTTTCCATATTTTTAAATCTGCTAAAAATGCGCTACAACGTAACAATTTTGTTTTATCCAGATCATCCCATTTTAAACCAGAGACATATTCGTGATTATTTTTTTCTAAAGCGAGGAGTTTTTTTCTATTTTTATTATAATAATCAATAAGTTTTATACACTCGTTTTTTTCTGCCAGAAGTGTACCTTCTGCGAGTTCAAGCTCTTTTAAACGTTGAGAGAAAAGAATTAAAAATTCACTATCTGGAAATTCATTTCGATAGATATCTATTCTATCTTTCTGTTCCTTGGCCTTTTCTACCACAGTTTTTTTCTTTTCCTCCTTCGACTTTTCCGTCATATCAACTAAATCTGAATTTAATAAACAAGCTTTCGCCTGTTTTTTTAAGACATCTCTACCATCTTTTATTTTGTCTAAAACTTTTTTGTACTCTACTTTTTTAACATTGCGCGTAAGTTTCTTTTCATACATACAAAAAAGTCTCACCTGCGCATCTTGAGAAGCGGGATGTCGATCAAAATTTTTTAAAATAACTTCATAAATAGTTCTTGCTAAATCCATATTTTTATTTAATTCAGCAATTTCTGCAATTCTCAAACGTGCCCAAGGTCCAAATTCAGGATCACCGACGGATTTGATAAACCGCTCATATCCTCTTTTTGCTATATCATATTGACCTTGCCAATACGCACTTTCTGCACCAAAAAATATTGAAGCTGGAGCTTTTTCAATAAAATCTTTATTATAAAGTTCAGACCAAGAATAGGATCTTCTTGCCCATCTCAATATATCTAAATCAAAATAAATATCTCCTGATAACGTAAACAATAACGAAACAAGATCAGGGTGACATTTTCTAGAAATACCACTGGCAATATATTCGATAGCTTTTGTAGGATCTTTAGAAGAAACCATTGCAACTGCTCTGAATAAATCGATCGTTGCTAAAAGATCGGTATTATTCTTAGGAGCCATAAAGATTTCTGTTTTCGCTGTCACATTTTTTGCCACCACGAGAGGGGATGATATATCAGGGGAGGGATAATTAAATTTTTTAATAAATTCTTCCATTTTTCCAGCGGAAGTGAAGGCTCTTTGCCATATTAACCAACCTTGATTCATGGCCATTGCATCGGCATAAACAACCGGCATAACAGTTCGGATCCAAGCAAGCGGCTCCACGGGTTCAGGCAATAAAGAAACTGTTACCTTTTCTCCAGAAATTTTTGCCAAAAGTTTAAAATAAGTTGGAGAATCAAAAATACTTTTATAGATTGGATCAATCACATCTTCTTTGTTTTTTGGAAAGTAAATTGTATCGTCTAATCGTGTTGTTATATAAGAAAATAAATTACGTGCAATGGAATAATGATCTCCATCGGTGTATTCTCTTTCCGATGGAGGAACTGTGTTTGCATTCCATATATGAAGATTTGTTTCGTCATTTGATGATAAAAATATGAGAAAAAAACCATGCAAGATATTTACATTTATACGTATAATCGATTCAATCGAAACTTTATCTGTTGCCAGTTCCATTTGCAAAAAGAAAAAACAATCATAAGCATTTTGCAAACGATTTTGTAGCCAAAATTCTTGGCACATATTCAATTTTGAAGTATATTTATCATCGGCTTTAAAATATGCCAATTTAGTTAAATTATAAACTGGAAAATGAATTTTTACAGTGGGTCTTTTTATAGTGGGCGGAAATCCAACAATCAGCGATTGAGCAGGATTTTTATGCGAATCAAACCAATTTCTTGGTTCTTCAGCTTTAATACTACTTGAAAAATCAGCAATAAAATAAAATGAATCGAATATTTTTTTCCGTACATCGGCTTCTTCCATTTTTTTAAAATCATACGGAGTTATATTTTTATTTTTTTTCAAATCTGCTGCATTTAATGGAATGAAATCTTCGTTATCGAAAAGACTAGGCCATTTCTGGGCAAATCCCATGAAATGATATGTTATAATAAATAAAATGAATAAATATTTTAATTTTAATAAATGATTCAGACTTAAATATTTGAACACACTTTGCCTCCTTTTAAACTTATCGACCTAAGTTTAAAAGGAGAAAGTGCAAAAAATGGTTATAATTTACCTGACATTTCATTAAAATTTGATTGGGGTTCTATTCGTAGATCATTT is a genomic window containing:
- a CDS encoding DUF790 family protein → MSIKEGNSTVLTKKELLRYKKSKGKIIPQFIDVNDILLNEYAEDLINIFLNAVDKKRKEIEDEISHLNTAYDLPVELQKGFTKLLFDKLEFKSTLGDETSVLRNKIFQKSSDYFNSKKPLDLDEYLESIAHEMQLPISDIKTQLYSDLPEFHVAVNFKAMAVREFLNFYNLSLIQGLLFYSAGIQIKIPIKEQAKLEIRYLLKQMRFFQLVANIQIVKDYYEIILDGPLSLFVHTQKYGLNLASFFPSLVLLTEWDLFAFIELSQSEWSKGELKLSHKNNLVSHYKNFSAFVPEEFKLFSDLFTKKNTEWNISLYLDEIFFDGLYYYFPDYEFKKCDRKVYIELFHPWHKKALIQRIHSLEKNNQSNLMLGVVKSLLKDKEIQVCVEQSQYFTDFGFIFREMPTVSQVSDLLKRFE
- a CDS encoding DEAD/DEAH box helicase family protein, which produces MLEIFFDKGTLIAEQCIGEFNKYFKFFKWDERIQKYRACAYHYRELILSLREKKISYIDHAKNFFPCSFILHEKIIPRDYQVEALENWIQCGSRGVVTLPTGAGKTILAILAIERIGRPTLIHVPTIDLMHQWYQVLTRFFKIEIGLLGGGYHNLQTITVATYDSALLHVPFRGNDFGFIIFDECHHLPGEQLQFTAISSIAPFRLGLTATPERSDGKENILYNICGPICYQAEIRQLEGVTLSPYEIVTKEIALSEEEKILYDENRAKYLEFVRANNIQFSQSNGWQQFLRIAHKTPTGKEAFQAYLKQKKLSQASSNKAHIVWEILSKHRSDRILIFTQDNETAYNLGTRFFLPVITHHTKVKEREHFLTAFKSGEYNILVTSKVLNEGVDVPDANVAIIVSGSGTVREHVQRLGRILRAKEGKRAILYELISEGTGEYFVNQRRKQHSAYEKRTTPL
- a CDS encoding amino acid ABC transporter ATP-binding protein, giving the protein MIEFKGVHKWFKKLHVLNNIDLLVKKGEVVVVCGPSGSGKSTLIRTVNALEPISDGILTVDGVKVSDPKTDINKLRTEVGFVFQQFNLYPHLNVLDNVTLAPRKVKNIPKKQAEDFAMELLTKVGMENKKNSHPSQLSGGQQQRVAIARGLAMQPKIMLFDEPTSALDPEMIGEVLKVMKDLAVGDITMMVVTHEMGFAREVADRVIFIDQGSIVEEAPPEDFFNHPKSDRAQKFLKQVLTPMQFE
- a CDS encoding ABC transporter substrate-binding protein translates to MKMNRRFFLLALSSLAFLNFTNSAQADVAEIKKKGTIVIGVKDSLYPFGFVDEKSRKLKGYDIDFGNEIAKKLGVKVELKAVTSANRIPLLTEQNVDLLICTMTITPERAKEIDFSYPYFISKQKFIVKKGSVKDLKDLDNKKIGTTKGSTSEKNAAAALPNAKIISYDDYPQAFLAMQQDKVFAITTDESILAGILSRSTKKKEFELSSFDISKEPYGIGVNKKNPELLKVVNTTLLEMEKNGKAKEAFSNWFGPKSQVPLVRDFKIAP
- a CDS encoding amino acid ABC transporter permease → MSATQFDLSVVLQGKYAEWLLEGLKTTIELSSISCVLAFFLGLNIAIMRMSGFSPVRWFAQCYLEFFRNTPLIVQLFFWYFGSYQILPKPVNAFLNNYNFEFVAAVIALTFYTSAFIAEDIRSGITAIPKEQMEASRSSGFSYIRSMHYIILPQAVRHTIPPLINQFLNLTKNSSMAMVIGVGELTYQARQIESQAFKSFEAFFAATFIYVCISFFITILVTWYDRKVLNPLGKGTH
- a CDS encoding amino acid ABC transporter permease, which encodes MDNLFDFSVISNNFLQLLIGRYPHGPLGGLALTLILAFISVILSIFGGLILGLLCISRNKLISLPVTAVVNTVRAMPLLMVIFWMFFILPSLSGGKVPENTTVICALSIFTSCYISQIVVAGIASIPKGQSEASMSTGLTYWQSMRYIILPQGLRNMIPSFVNQFVSLIKDTSLGYIVGVSEITQVAMQINNRTQIYSAEIFIFLAFIYFIICFAFTSLSRWLESSLSWRKSI
- a CDS encoding aminotransferase class I/II-fold pyridoxal phosphate-dependent enzyme, with product MKNTELNSWLLTLKPFALTKNEDIIEKLTAQGIEVFDFTLGDPKEPTPEFIKQALIKGVADVSQYPQNPGSPTLRRACATWAKKRLNVELDFQTEIISSNGSKEAVFHIPQVLLNSSSSRRIVIFPEPGYPVYKAGTQLAGGIPYENPLKIEKNYVFDPQEIPTELLSQVAAVWLCYPHNPTGAVIKRNEMQKIYEWALKYDIMLLSDECYMDMYYEGKEVPISFLEIAKDNQFKNVLAFFSLSKRSGMTGYRSGFVAGQADFIAQFAKYRLNVGLGTPDFVQSAAIAAWGDTEHVYERNRIFAEKRKWVDAFLHKNKIKVLPSNATFYVWGEIPEIYQSGRDFIHTLMSTTGIMATPGEAFGNSCERNFRLALVPTVDKIKQCLEIWQKKIDSGEFKM
- a CDS encoding tetratricopeptide repeat protein, whose product is MFKYLSLNHLLKLKYLFILFIITYHFMGFAQKWPSLFDNEDFIPLNAADLKKNKNITPYDFKKMEEADVRKKIFDSFYFIADFSSSIKAEEPRNWFDSHKNPAQSLIVGFPPTIKRPTVKIHFPVYNLTKLAYFKADDKYTSKLNMCQEFWLQNRLQNAYDCFFFLQMELATDKVSIESIIRINVNILHGFFLIFLSSNDETNLHIWNANTVPPSEREYTDGDHYSIARNLFSYITTRLDDTIYFPKNKEDVIDPIYKSIFDSPTYFKLLAKISGEKVTVSLLPEPVEPLAWIRTVMPVVYADAMAMNQGWLIWQRAFTSAGKMEEFIKKFNYPSPDISSPLVVAKNVTAKTEIFMAPKNNTDLLATIDLFRAVAMVSSKDPTKAIEYIASGISRKCHPDLVSLLFTLSGDIYFDLDILRWARRSYSWSELYNKDFIEKAPASIFFGAESAYWQGQYDIAKRGYERFIKSVGDPEFGPWARLRIAEIAELNKNMDLARTIYEVILKNFDRHPASQDAQVRLFCMYEKKLTRNVKKVEYKKVLDKIKDGRDVLKKQAKACLLNSDLVDMTEKSKEEKKKTVVEKAKEQKDRIDIYRNEFPDSEFLILFSQRLKELELAEGTLLAEKNECIKLIDYYNKNRKKLLALEKNNHEYVSGLKWDDLDKTKLLRCSAFLADLKIWKEMRKTNIGHDGNAMHEIFYSLTTHPSVEKAIEGYQMLKSTSADWGKKVKFYEGSAFEMTERKDFWELLTLQKLLKYEFVSSVSVKTIINSVISRDLLSRPDKIFETQVFCNWMLRMKDQFNDEEWDTIATAKTTEQWINLIFNEKEQKSHLCDATFAKTLLAVSITRPTLLRDKSIFLPYLEKKGVANGSEEWLRYVQRLERVRSAQDVEVQGIYQKIAKEAKDKFAKESAQAWIYKNIEKEVDKLLW